In Zunongwangia profunda SM-A87, the following proteins share a genomic window:
- the neuC gene encoding UDP-N-acetylglucosamine 2-epimerase: MQKRKICVVVTARPSYSRIKTALAAIDHHPDLELQLVIAGSALLDRYGNAVDFIEKDGFKISSKVFMVLEGENPTTMAKTTGLGLMELTNVFYNLKPDAVVTIADRFETIATSIAASYQNIPLVHIQGGEVTGNIDEKVRHANTKLADLHLVSSDDARERVIKLGEDPEKVINTGCPSIDLAKEIRASDLYFNPIEKYGGVGPEIDFQNGYIVVMQHPVTTEYHESKKQILATLEAVDELEIPTFWFWPNVDAGSDGTSNGIRSYREKMKPQHIHFFKNMEPRDFLILLKHSKTLIGNSSVGIRECAYLGIPVVNIGNRQNRRLRAQNVIDVKAKKPEIKFAIEQSIERKNITSSNIYGDGEAGKKIADILAKTELSFSKTITY, from the coding sequence ATGCAAAAAAGAAAGATTTGCGTAGTGGTAACTGCAAGACCTTCTTATAGCCGCATTAAAACTGCTTTGGCTGCTATAGATCATCATCCAGACCTGGAGTTACAATTGGTAATTGCCGGGTCCGCTTTATTAGATCGTTACGGGAATGCAGTAGACTTTATAGAGAAAGATGGTTTTAAAATAAGTTCTAAAGTTTTTATGGTATTGGAGGGTGAAAACCCTACCACCATGGCTAAAACTACAGGATTAGGTTTAATGGAATTGACCAATGTTTTTTATAATTTAAAACCAGATGCCGTAGTCACCATTGCAGATCGTTTTGAGACTATTGCTACCTCTATTGCGGCTTCTTATCAAAATATTCCTTTGGTGCATATTCAGGGAGGTGAAGTTACAGGGAATATAGATGAAAAAGTTCGCCACGCCAATACAAAACTGGCAGACTTACATTTGGTTTCCAGCGATGATGCGCGTGAACGTGTGATAAAATTAGGGGAAGATCCTGAAAAAGTAATTAATACCGGTTGCCCATCAATAGATTTGGCAAAAGAAATTAGGGCTTCAGATCTATACTTTAATCCTATAGAAAAATATGGAGGTGTTGGTCCTGAAATTGACTTTCAAAACGGTTATATTGTTGTTATGCAACATCCGGTAACCACGGAATATCATGAATCTAAAAAACAGATATTAGCAACCTTAGAAGCGGTAGATGAGTTAGAAATTCCCACTTTCTGGTTTTGGCCAAATGTAGATGCAGGCTCAGATGGCACCAGTAATGGGATTAGATCTTATCGCGAAAAAATGAAGCCTCAACATATTCATTTCTTTAAGAATATGGAGCCAAGAGATTTTTTAATCTTATTAAAACACTCAAAAACTTTAATAGGAAATTCGAGTGTGGGAATTAGGGAATGTGCTTATCTGGGCATACCGGTTGTAAATATAGGTAATCGCCAAAACCGTAGATTAAGAGCTCAAAATGTTATTGATGTAAAAGCTAAGAAACCTGAAATCAAATTTGCCATAGAACAGTCTATTGAAAGAAAAAATATTACTTCTTCCAATATTTATGGCGATGGAGAAGCAGGT